One window of the Streptomyces sp. TS71-3 genome contains the following:
- a CDS encoding sigma factor-like helix-turn-helix DNA-binding protein — MSRDTRRAREFESFVAGAAGRLLHAATLLTAEPPDDNPRARRLLVSVLAHTYATWDGLRGEDPYERARQQLAVRFARGVWHHRRTAPRPDADSPSGWSGPLRTWAAQAWAGPWRGRPERTGAERSEGVLHGLTPQERLVLVLRMYEGVAEEQTAALLGLSTERVYSICARAMSNLLHPPSERPASLPKVVPS, encoded by the coding sequence GTGTCGCGAGACACCCGTCGGGCCCGGGAGTTCGAGTCGTTCGTCGCGGGCGCGGCAGGGCGGCTGCTGCATGCCGCCACCCTGCTCACCGCGGAGCCCCCGGACGACAACCCACGCGCGCGTCGCCTGCTCGTCTCCGTCCTCGCGCACACCTACGCCACCTGGGACGGGCTGCGCGGCGAGGACCCCTACGAGCGCGCCAGACAGCAGCTCGCCGTGCGCTTCGCCCGCGGCGTCTGGCACCACCGCAGGACCGCTCCCCGCCCGGACGCCGACTCGCCCAGCGGGTGGTCCGGTCCGCTCCGGACCTGGGCGGCCCAGGCCTGGGCGGGGCCCTGGCGCGGCCGTCCGGAGCGCACCGGGGCCGAGCGGTCCGAGGGAGTACTGCACGGGCTCACTCCCCAGGAGCGTCTCGTGCTCGTCCTGCGGATGTACGAGGGCGTGGCGGAGGAGCAGACCGCGGCGCTGCTCGGGCTCTCCACGGAGCGCGTGTACTCGATCTGCGCGCGGGCCATGTCGAACCTGCTGCATCCGCCGTCCGAACGCCCGGCGTCACTGCCGAAGGTGGTGCCGTCATGA
- a CDS encoding MarR family winged helix-turn-helix transcriptional regulator has product MPTTPEMSMDMTTAGDTGLLDALQHQVAVFARRAEQTRLGGVGQVRNSMDRAAYLLLNRLDNEGPMGVKALAASMGIDSSTVTRQVAPLVDTGLVKRTSHPEDGRAVVLELSPRGHARLDEVRSSRRELMAQLTDGWDAEEREQFCTLLTRFNTALSARQAAAQGTPPAEGAAAT; this is encoded by the coding sequence ATGCCCACAACACCGGAAATGTCGATGGACATGACGACCGCCGGAGACACCGGCCTTCTCGACGCCCTTCAGCACCAGGTGGCCGTCTTCGCGCGCCGCGCGGAACAGACCCGGCTCGGCGGGGTCGGGCAGGTCCGCAACTCCATGGACCGCGCCGCCTACCTGCTGCTCAACCGGCTCGACAACGAGGGCCCGATGGGCGTCAAGGCGCTCGCGGCGAGCATGGGCATCGACTCCTCGACGGTCACCCGGCAGGTGGCGCCCCTCGTCGACACCGGCCTGGTCAAGCGCACGTCGCATCCGGAGGACGGTCGCGCGGTCGTCCTGGAGCTGTCACCGCGCGGGCACGCGCGCCTCGACGAGGTCCGCTCCTCGCGCCGGGAACTGATGGCGCAGCTCACCGACGGCTGGGACGCTGAGGAGCGCGAGCAGTTCTGCACGCTGCTCACCCGTTTCAACACCGCCCTTTCCGCCCGCCAGGCGGCCGCGCAGGGCACACCGCCGGCCGAGGGCGCCGCGGCTACCTGA
- the ilvA gene encoding threonine ammonia-lyase encodes MSYGTTDSVPSVTLDDVRGAQKMLTGVARVTPMEGSRHLSRLVGAPVHFKCENLQRTGSFKLRGAYVRIAGLLPEQRAAGVVAASAGNHAQGVAHASYLLGVRSTVFMPVGAPLPKVAATREYGAEVRLHGQVVDETLAAAQEYATETGAVFIHPFDHPDIVAGQGTVGLEILEQCPEVRTIVVGVGGGGLAAGIAVAVKSLRPDVRVIGVQAAGAAAYPPSLSAGRPVAIEPQATMADGIKVGRPGDVPFRLVRKLVDEVRTVTEDELSRGLLHCLERAKMVVEPAGASPVGALLSDPESFEGPVVAVLSGGNVDPLLMQRILRHGMAAAGRYLAVRLRLTDRPGALATLLGVLSVVDANVLDVSHVRTDPRLGLTEVEVELHLETKGPAHCAEVRTALRDAGYVITA; translated from the coding sequence ATGAGCTATGGCACAACCGATTCCGTGCCGTCGGTGACTCTGGACGACGTGCGTGGCGCCCAGAAGATGCTCACCGGTGTGGCACGGGTGACTCCGATGGAAGGCAGCAGGCACCTGTCCCGCCTGGTGGGTGCCCCTGTCCACTTCAAGTGCGAGAACCTCCAGCGCACGGGATCGTTCAAGCTCCGCGGTGCCTACGTGCGGATCGCCGGCCTGCTGCCGGAGCAGCGTGCCGCGGGCGTGGTGGCGGCGAGCGCGGGCAACCACGCCCAGGGGGTGGCCCACGCGTCGTACCTGCTCGGCGTGCGTTCCACCGTCTTCATGCCGGTGGGCGCGCCGCTGCCGAAGGTGGCCGCGACGCGCGAGTACGGCGCGGAGGTCCGGCTGCACGGGCAGGTCGTCGACGAGACGCTGGCCGCCGCCCAGGAGTACGCCACCGAGACGGGCGCGGTGTTCATCCACCCCTTCGACCACCCCGACATCGTCGCCGGCCAGGGCACCGTGGGCCTGGAGATCCTGGAGCAGTGCCCGGAGGTGCGCACCATCGTGGTGGGCGTGGGCGGCGGCGGGCTCGCGGCGGGCATCGCGGTCGCCGTGAAGTCGCTGCGGCCCGACGTGCGGGTGATCGGAGTCCAGGCGGCGGGCGCGGCGGCGTATCCGCCCTCGCTGTCGGCGGGCCGGCCGGTGGCGATAGAGCCGCAGGCGACGATGGCGGACGGCATCAAGGTGGGGCGGCCCGGCGACGTGCCGTTCCGGCTGGTCAGAAAACTGGTCGACGAGGTGCGCACCGTCACCGAGGATGAGCTGTCCCGGGGCCTGCTGCACTGCCTGGAGCGGGCCAAGATGGTCGTCGAGCCGGCCGGCGCGAGCCCTGTGGGCGCGCTGCTGAGCGATCCGGAGTCCTTCGAGGGGCCGGTCGTCGCGGTGCTGTCCGGCGGCAACGTCGACCCGCTGCTGATGCAGCGGATCCTGCGGCACGGCATGGCGGCGGCGGGGCGCTACCTCGCGGTGCGGCTGCGGCTGACGGACCGGCCCGGGGCCCTGGCGACGCTTCTCGGGGTGTTGTCAGTGGTGGATGCGAACGTGTTGGACGTGAGCCATGTACGGACCGATCCACGGCTCGGGCTCACGGAGGTGGAGGTCGAACTGCACCTGGAGACGAAGGGCCCTGCGCACTGCGCGGAGGTCCGCACCGCGCTGCGGGACGCGGGTTACGTGATCACGGCCTGA
- a CDS encoding ATP-binding cassette domain-containing protein gives MPGAIYAEGLVKTFGDVRALDGVDLDVPEGTVLGLLGPNGAGKTTAVRCLTTLLRPDSGKAIVAGIDVLKNPNEVRRSIGLSGQFAAVDEYLTGRENLQMVGELYQMRSKAAKARAVELLERFNLVDAADRTAKTYSGGMRRRLDLAAALVVSPPVMFMDEPTTGLDPRNRQGLWEVIQELVSGGTTLLLTTQYLEEADRLAHDIAVVDHGRVIARGTSDQLKAQTGGERVEVVVHEREHITTAAELMESFGKGATTVEEHTRKITVPVTGGAKLLAEIIRELDTRGIEIDDIGLRRPTLDDVFISLTGHAAEEAEEGAKDGAEGAGRGKGSGARGRKTEKNPNKEAVK, from the coding sequence ATGCCAGGCGCCATCTACGCAGAAGGTCTGGTCAAGACCTTCGGCGACGTAAGGGCTCTGGACGGCGTCGATCTCGATGTCCCCGAAGGCACCGTGCTGGGCCTGCTCGGGCCGAACGGTGCGGGCAAGACCACGGCGGTGCGCTGCCTGACGACGCTGCTCCGGCCGGACAGCGGCAAGGCGATCGTGGCCGGTATCGACGTCCTGAAGAATCCCAACGAGGTGCGGCGCTCCATCGGCCTGTCCGGCCAGTTCGCCGCCGTCGACGAGTACCTGACGGGCCGCGAGAACCTCCAGATGGTGGGCGAGCTGTACCAGATGCGCTCGAAGGCGGCCAAGGCGCGCGCGGTCGAGCTGCTGGAGCGGTTCAATCTCGTGGACGCCGCGGACCGCACCGCCAAGACCTACTCCGGCGGTATGCGCCGCCGGCTCGACCTCGCGGCGGCGCTCGTGGTCTCCCCGCCGGTGATGTTCATGGACGAGCCGACCACCGGCCTCGACCCGCGCAACCGCCAGGGCCTGTGGGAGGTCATACAGGAGCTGGTCTCCGGCGGCACCACCCTGCTGCTCACCACCCAGTACCTGGAGGAGGCCGACCGCCTCGCGCACGACATCGCCGTGGTCGACCACGGCCGTGTCATCGCCCGCGGCACCTCCGACCAGCTCAAGGCCCAGACCGGCGGCGAGCGCGTCGAGGTCGTGGTGCACGAGCGCGAGCACATCACGACCGCCGCCGAGCTGATGGAGAGCTTCGGCAAGGGCGCCACCACGGTCGAGGAGCACACCCGCAAGATCACCGTCCCCGTCACCGGCGGCGCCAAGCTACTCGCCGAGATCATCCGCGAGCTGGACACCCGCGGCATCGAGATCGACGACATCGGCCTGCGCAGGCCCACCCTCGACGACGTCTTCATCTCCCTGACGGGACACGCCGCCGAGGAGGCCGAGGAGGGCGCGAAGGACGGGGCCGAGGGCGCCGGCCGAGGCAAGGGAAGCGGCGCCCGCGGCAGGAAGACCGAGAAGAACCCCAACAAGGAGGCCGTGAAGTGA
- a CDS encoding ABC transporter permease, which yields MTAVTETPAAGAPVGAGGIGQSVRDSLVLARRNMIRMRRIPEILLFGLIQPIMFVVLFTYVFGGSIQVGGSLSQQDYREFLMAGIFAQTVTFATAGAGAGIADDMHKGLIDRFRSLPMARGAVLTGRTLADLVQTALTLVVLALVALLIGWRTHDNFGKVLAGFGLLLLLGYAFSWIGALIGLSVRTPEAATSGGLIWLFPLTFISNAFVDSNNLPTFFRHIAEWNPFSTTVQASRELFGNLPPGFKTPDAWPMQHPVWASVLWSVLILVVFRTLAVRKYRRAAG from the coding sequence GTGACCGCCGTGACCGAGACCCCGGCAGCCGGGGCACCCGTGGGAGCCGGCGGTATCGGCCAGTCCGTCAGGGACTCCTTGGTTCTTGCGCGGCGGAATATGATTCGAATGCGCCGGATTCCTGAGATACTCCTTTTTGGGCTTATCCAGCCCATCATGTTCGTGGTGCTCTTCACCTACGTCTTCGGCGGTTCGATCCAGGTCGGCGGCTCGCTCTCTCAGCAGGACTACCGCGAGTTCCTGATGGCGGGGATCTTCGCTCAAACCGTCACCTTCGCGACGGCTGGCGCGGGCGCGGGGATTGCCGACGACATGCACAAGGGCCTGATCGACCGGTTCCGCTCGCTGCCGATGGCACGCGGAGCGGTCCTCACCGGCCGCACCCTGGCCGACCTGGTGCAGACCGCGCTCACCCTGGTTGTGCTCGCCCTCGTCGCACTCCTCATCGGCTGGCGCACGCACGACAACTTCGGCAAGGTGCTCGCGGGCTTCGGCCTGCTGCTCCTGCTCGGCTATGCCTTCTCGTGGATCGGGGCCCTGATCGGGCTGTCCGTGCGGACCCCGGAGGCCGCGACCTCCGGCGGGCTGATCTGGCTCTTCCCGCTGACGTTCATCTCGAACGCCTTCGTGGACTCCAACAACCTGCCGACGTTCTTCCGGCACATCGCCGAGTGGAACCCGTTCAGCACCACGGTCCAGGCCAGCCGTGAGCTGTTCGGCAACCTGCCCCCCGGCTTCAAGACCCCGGATGCCTGGCCCATGCAACACCCGGTCTGGGCGTCGGTGCTGTGGTCCGTGCTGATACTCGTGGTGTTCCGAACGCTGGCAGTCCGCAAGTATCGCCGGGCGGCTGGTTGA
- the greA gene encoding transcription elongation factor GreA: MTQTSENVTWLTQEAYNQLKAELEYLSGPARTEIAKKIEAAREEGDLRENGGYHAAKEEQGKQELRVRQLTQLLENAQVGEAPADNGVVKPGMVVTIAFDGDEDDTLTFLMASREYASADIETYSPQSPLGTGVNGKKVGEDAEYELPNGKMASVKIISAKPYQG, from the coding sequence GTGACCCAGACCAGCGAGAACGTCACCTGGCTTACCCAGGAGGCGTACAACCAGCTCAAGGCGGAGCTGGAGTACCTGTCTGGTCCCGCGCGCACCGAGATCGCGAAGAAGATCGAGGCGGCGCGCGAGGAGGGCGATCTGCGCGAGAACGGCGGGTACCACGCAGCCAAGGAGGAGCAGGGCAAGCAGGAACTCCGCGTCCGCCAGCTGACTCAGCTTCTGGAGAATGCCCAGGTCGGCGAGGCCCCTGCTGACAACGGCGTGGTAAAGCCCGGCATGGTCGTCACCATCGCCTTCGACGGCGACGAGGACGACACCCTGACCTTCCTGATGGCGTCACGCGAGTACGCGAGCGCCGACATCGAGACCTACTCGCCCCAGTCCCCGCTGGGCACGGGCGTGAACGGCAAGAAGGTCGGCGAGGACGCCGAGTACGAGCTGCCGAACGGCAAGATGGCCTCCGTAAAGATCATTTCCGCCAAGCCGTACCAGGGCTGA
- a CDS encoding DUF4307 domain-containing protein, with protein sequence MSTVGEQPKNGRPALGSTGARAVGVPPGRYSAAGDRRADRRLRTVGAVLGVVLLGVVGWAGYDYIAGQKISAQLVTFQVVSDSAVQVHLEVHKDAGAKGYCTLRSRSADGAEVGRADFRFDEHTGRLDKVVTLRTTARGTDAELLGCHTG encoded by the coding sequence ATGAGCACGGTCGGTGAGCAGCCGAAGAACGGCCGTCCGGCCCTCGGCTCCACCGGTGCGCGGGCCGTCGGGGTGCCCCCGGGCAGGTACAGCGCGGCCGGCGACCGGCGTGCGGACCGCCGGCTGCGGACCGTTGGCGCGGTGCTGGGTGTGGTCCTGCTGGGCGTGGTCGGCTGGGCCGGCTACGACTACATCGCCGGGCAGAAGATCAGCGCCCAGCTCGTCACGTTCCAGGTCGTCTCGGACAGTGCCGTGCAGGTGCACCTGGAGGTGCACAAGGACGCGGGCGCCAAGGGCTACTGCACGCTGCGTTCGCGCTCCGCGGACGGCGCCGAGGTCGGCCGCGCCGATTTCCGCTTCGACGAGCACACGGGCCGCCTCGACAAGGTCGTCACGCTGCGTACCACGGCCCGCGGCACCGACGCGGAACTGCTCGGCTGCCACACCGGCTGA
- the mca gene encoding mycothiol conjugate amidase Mca — MTEQLRLMAVHAHPDDESSKGAATMAKYVSEGVDVLVVTCTGGERGSILNPKLQGDAYVEEHIHEVRKKEMDEAREILGVRQEWLGFVDSGLPEGDPLPPLPEGCFALEDVDKAAGRLVGHIRAFRPQVITTYDENGGYPHPDHIMTHKISVVAFDGAADPEKYPEEEFGPVHRPQKLYYNQGFNRARTQALHDAMLARGLESPYTEWLERRDKYDRLERTVTTNVPCGEFFEIRDKALIAHATQIDPDGGWFRVPLEVQEEVWPTEGFELVKSLVDTSLPEDDLFAGIRDNA, encoded by the coding sequence TTGACTGAGCAGCTTCGACTGATGGCCGTGCACGCCCACCCCGACGACGAGTCGAGCAAGGGCGCGGCCACGATGGCCAAGTACGTGTCCGAGGGGGTGGACGTGCTGGTCGTGACCTGCACGGGCGGCGAGCGCGGCTCCATCCTCAATCCGAAGCTCCAGGGCGACGCATACGTCGAGGAGCACATCCACGAGGTCCGCAAGAAGGAGATGGACGAGGCCAGGGAGATCCTCGGCGTCCGCCAGGAGTGGCTGGGCTTCGTGGACTCCGGCCTGCCCGAGGGCGACCCGCTGCCCCCGCTGCCCGAGGGCTGCTTCGCGCTGGAGGACGTCGACAAGGCCGCGGGGCGGCTGGTCGGACACATCCGCGCGTTCCGCCCGCAGGTGATCACCACGTACGACGAGAACGGCGGCTACCCGCACCCCGACCACATCATGACCCACAAGATCTCGGTGGTCGCCTTCGACGGCGCCGCGGACCCCGAGAAGTACCCGGAGGAGGAGTTCGGTCCCGTCCACCGGCCGCAGAAGCTCTACTACAACCAGGGTTTCAACCGGGCCCGGACGCAGGCCCTGCACGACGCGATGCTGGCGCGCGGGCTGGAGTCGCCGTACACGGAGTGGCTGGAGCGGCGGGACAAGTACGACCGCCTCGAGCGGACGGTGACCACGAACGTTCCGTGCGGGGAGTTCTTCGAGATCCGCGACAAGGCGCTCATCGCGCATGCGACGCAGATCGACCCCGACGGCGGGTGGTTCCGGGTTCCGCTGGAGGTGCAGGAGGAGGTGTGGCCGACCGAGGGGTTCGAGCTCGTGAAGTCCCTCGTCGATACCTCCCTCCCCGAGGACGACCTGTTCGCCGGCATCCGCGACAATGCCTGA
- a CDS encoding tetratricopeptide repeat protein, translated as MREGHRADAERLLVQAVDEEARRSGDRVDRTVLLNRARAALETLAAPAAEEYAAYTRALDSAEAGRLTFGRRFAREKPAAPLAATAAAALAACVADLAAGTGTGTALGAGAAALVVGAAATVVKVTAAHLPESSKHAAARNQPGGVEQLRLQWLTALEVRGIRPFLDQQRMLSAASGTAGQPAPQRRRTDKSAAARRRTVLQQSFAQLPEAQGPFTGRRQEMTRIAQWVHAARAAPQTRPVVVLLHGEPGAGRTTLAVRAAAALKEQFRGACVVDLRGAGPDEPPLATRDALLHLLNRLGAPREQLLFRERASEEQRRQHVRRLAELYQKHLAGLPVVILLDDASDAEQVRTLVPERSESLVLVTSREPLALPEDLHAWVHRMPVTPLDAAGAEELLRAWAADEPGPYDADAAERVRELCGGLPLALRVVASSLGTRSARDLAVSLADYGPVGPVERALWLRYAEQPENARRLLRRLALAGRASLGAAAAAALLATDEAGAEKELTALAAAGLLDHVRGSRYRLHSTVRAFARARLADEEAPADRTAAQERLIVNYAELADSVIRLVEGKTSTRADAAFHAEAVGPHGFTSLEAALRWLDDETSFITAALRHAEGVNEAAVLHLLGALCDYCLLRGDLYRLGEISELTQSVDQGLLGRSVQWRTGIAARQVGELDTSRTTLSSVVDLYFEAHHEAGAARALGSLGITLHHQGNLAGAEEKLREALALQGSEALAGDRGWTLHALGAVLRDLARPREALELLDEALGLHRANESVQGEAWAHFQLGQTCLRLGEVPRAEAELRTALELYGRTHDPRGEAWALTQLARARLVDGDGQAAAEQLRGAASRHRDNEDARGAAWSAYYLGLALEDTGSLDQAVRELERARTVFSRMRDVYGLACARHHSARATRDQRAAQTGSLRNSGFARQLLVDARADFKRIGVAHGEAWTCLELAVVEAGNARAPQALALCDQATELFASYGDRRGGDWARFLRCTLLPYASPGGVEIGTAVAEEELAQLDRAGHAARDPQLEDCIPAYALFLERGVDLTAGWQAWRLRMVPGRSARDVMGVTGT; from the coding sequence ATGCGTGAGGGCCATCGGGCCGATGCTGAACGGTTGTTGGTACAAGCCGTGGACGAGGAGGCGCGCCGTTCGGGGGACCGCGTCGACCGGACCGTGCTGCTGAACCGGGCGCGCGCGGCGCTGGAGACGCTGGCCGCGCCGGCCGCCGAGGAGTACGCGGCCTACACCCGCGCACTCGATTCGGCGGAGGCGGGCCGGCTGACGTTCGGGCGCCGCTTCGCCCGGGAGAAGCCCGCGGCACCGCTCGCGGCCACCGCCGCGGCAGCGCTCGCCGCCTGCGTCGCCGACCTGGCCGCGGGCACGGGCACCGGCACCGCCCTCGGCGCCGGCGCCGCCGCCCTGGTGGTGGGCGCCGCGGCCACCGTCGTCAAGGTGACCGCGGCCCATCTGCCGGAGTCGAGCAAGCACGCGGCGGCCCGCAACCAGCCGGGCGGCGTGGAGCAACTGCGGTTGCAGTGGCTGACCGCCCTGGAGGTACGCGGCATCCGCCCGTTCCTCGACCAGCAGCGGATGCTGTCCGCCGCCTCCGGCACCGCGGGGCAGCCGGCGCCCCAGCGGCGCCGTACCGACAAGAGCGCGGCGGCCCGCCGGCGCACCGTGCTCCAGCAGTCGTTCGCGCAGCTCCCCGAGGCCCAGGGACCCTTCACGGGCCGCCGGCAGGAGATGACGCGGATCGCGCAGTGGGTGCACGCGGCGCGGGCCGCGCCCCAGACCCGTCCCGTGGTGGTGCTGCTGCACGGTGAGCCGGGCGCCGGGCGCACCACGCTGGCGGTGCGGGCGGCGGCCGCGTTGAAGGAGCAGTTCCGGGGCGCGTGCGTGGTGGACCTGCGCGGGGCCGGGCCCGACGAGCCGCCGCTGGCCACCCGGGACGCCCTGCTGCACCTGCTGAACCGGCTCGGTGCGCCCCGCGAGCAGCTGCTCTTCCGCGAGCGCGCCTCCGAGGAGCAGCGCCGGCAGCACGTACGGCGGCTGGCCGAGCTGTACCAGAAGCACCTGGCGGGCCTGCCGGTGGTGATCCTGCTCGACGACGCGAGCGACGCGGAGCAGGTGCGCACCCTGGTCCCCGAGCGCTCGGAGAGCCTGGTCCTGGTGACCTCCCGCGAGCCGCTCGCCCTCCCCGAGGACCTCCATGCCTGGGTGCACAGGATGCCCGTCACGCCGCTGGACGCGGCCGGCGCCGAGGAGCTGCTGAGGGCGTGGGCGGCCGACGAGCCGGGACCGTACGACGCCGACGCGGCCGAGCGCGTGCGCGAGCTGTGCGGCGGCCTGCCGCTGGCGCTGCGCGTCGTCGCCTCGTCGCTCGGCACCCGTTCCGCCCGCGATCTGGCGGTCTCGCTGGCGGACTACGGCCCGGTGGGGCCCGTCGAGCGTGCGCTGTGGCTACGGTACGCGGAGCAGCCGGAGAACGCCCGGCGGCTGCTGCGGCGGCTCGCGCTGGCGGGCCGCGCGTCGCTGGGCGCCGCGGCCGCCGCGGCGCTGCTGGCCACCGATGAGGCGGGCGCGGAGAAGGAGCTGACGGCGCTGGCCGCGGCGGGCCTGCTCGACCACGTCCGCGGCAGCCGCTACCGCCTGCACTCGACCGTGCGCGCGTTCGCCCGGGCCCGGCTCGCGGACGAGGAGGCCCCGGCCGACCGCACGGCCGCGCAGGAACGGCTGATCGTGAACTACGCCGAGCTGGCGGACTCGGTCATCCGGCTGGTGGAGGGCAAGACGTCCACCCGCGCGGACGCCGCGTTCCACGCGGAGGCGGTGGGCCCGCACGGCTTCACCTCGCTGGAGGCGGCGCTGCGCTGGCTGGACGACGAGACCAGCTTCATCACGGCGGCGCTGCGGCACGCGGAGGGCGTGAACGAGGCCGCGGTGCTGCACCTGCTGGGCGCGCTGTGCGACTACTGCCTGCTCCGCGGCGACCTGTACCGGCTCGGCGAGATCAGCGAGCTGACGCAGTCCGTGGACCAGGGCCTGCTGGGCCGCAGCGTGCAGTGGCGCACCGGCATCGCGGCCCGCCAGGTCGGCGAGCTGGACACCTCGCGCACCACGCTGTCGTCGGTGGTCGACCTGTACTTCGAGGCCCACCACGAGGCGGGCGCCGCCCGCGCGCTGGGCTCCCTCGGCATCACCCTGCACCACCAGGGCAACCTGGCCGGCGCCGAGGAGAAGCTGCGGGAGGCCCTGGCGCTCCAGGGGTCCGAGGCGCTGGCGGGTGACCGGGGCTGGACCCTGCACGCGCTGGGCGCCGTGCTGCGCGACCTCGCCCGGCCCCGCGAGGCGCTGGAGCTGCTCGACGAGGCGCTGGGGCTGCACCGGGCCAACGAGTCCGTGCAGGGCGAGGCGTGGGCGCACTTCCAGCTCGGGCAGACCTGCCTGCGGCTCGGTGAGGTACCGCGCGCCGAGGCGGAGCTGCGCACGGCCCTGGAGCTGTACGGGCGCACCCACGACCCGCGCGGGGAGGCGTGGGCGCTGACGCAGCTCGCCCGGGCCCGGCTCGTCGACGGCGACGGGCAGGCCGCGGCCGAGCAACTGCGCGGCGCGGCGTCCCGGCACCGGGACAACGAGGACGCGCGCGGTGCGGCCTGGAGCGCGTACTACCTGGGCCTGGCCCTGGAGGACACCGGCAGTCTGGATCAGGCGGTGCGCGAGCTGGAACGCGCCAGGACGGTGTTCTCGCGGATGCGCGATGTCTACGGGCTCGCCTGCGCCCGGCACCACTCGGCACGGGCCACGCGCGACCAGCGGGCGGCCCAGACCGGTTCGCTGCGCAACAGCGGCTTCGCCCGCCAGCTGCTCGTGGACGCGCGTGCCGACTTCAAGCGCATCGGGGTCGCGCACGGCGAGGCGTGGACCTGCCTGGAGCTGGCGGTGGTGGAGGCCGGCAACGCCCGCGCCCCGCAGGCGCTCGCACTCTGCGACCAGGCCACGGAGCTCTTCGCCTCGTACGGCGACCGGCGCGGCGGTGACTGGGCGCGCTTCCTGCGCTGCACGCTGTTGCCGTACGCCTCGCCGGGCGGGGTGGAGATCGGCACGGCCGTCGCTGAGGAGGAACTCGCCCAACTCGACCGCGCCGGACACGCCGCCCGCGACCCCCAGCTGGAGGACTGCATTCCGGCCTACGCACTGTTCCTCGAACGGGGCGTCGACCTGACGGCGGGCTGGCAGGCCTGGCGCCTGCGCATGGTCCCGGGCCGCAGCGCCCGGGACGTCATGGGCGTGACGGGCACCTGA